The Candidatus Mancarchaeum acidiphilum sequence AACAAGCTGCTGCCTAAAGCGTTGAGGAAGTACGACAAGAAGAAAGATGTCGCAATAAACGGGGTCATAATATCGTCCGTGATAGGGGTAGTGATGCTTTTCTCGGGAAACATCTACATAATAGCAGCAATAAGCAACTTTGGGCTCCTTCTCTCGTACTTGATATCCAGCTTTGCGCTTATACACTTCAGGAGGAACAACAAGGAGGGGATATTCCGCACTCCGTTGTATCCATATTCAACAATAGCCGGCATAATACTGCTTGGCCTTTTCATAGCGGGGATGCCGAGGGAAGCCCTTGACATAGGAGTACTGCTTATACTTGGATTGCTCATGGCATACTACTTCCTTGTGGAATTCAAGCGCAAGAAAGTAATAAGGGAAGAGATCTTCAAGTAGCTTTGAGGTATAAGCATGAAAGAAACAATAGATAGGATGGAGGCCGATACGTCTTTTGGAAAGATATTCTACCTTCATCGCAATGGGGATTTGCCTCTGCTGTTCATACATGGATTGGGGGCTATTTCAAACAACTGGCTCCCTCTCTTTGATAAACTGGATGACAGATTTGAGCTTATAGCGCTTGACTTATTGGGGCATGGAAGATCGGCAAAGCCCAATATTGAATACACTTTGGATGTGCAGTGCAAGGCAATAGACGAGCTGCTTGGCGGTATTGGCATAAATGATCCATTTGCAATCATCGGAAACTCGTATGGCGGTGAGATAGCAGCGAGCTATTCAATAAACCACATGGCTCCGAAGTACCTTGTGCTTGTGGATTCTTCATTGGCAGGCATTAACAGCATGGACAGCTCCGATATAGATGCCTTCCTGAAAAAGCTTGACGCGATAGAGCCGGGGAATGACCTCGGTATAATGAGGAACATCATAATGAACTCAGAAGAAAGCGGAGTGCATCTCGACGATCTGAAGAATATCGATTCAAAGACGCTTATAATATGGGGCAGCGATGATCCGGAGATAGATGTAAAATATGCAGGTATGATAAAAAATAGCATAGAAGGAAGCTCGCTGTACCTTATAGATAAAGGAGGGCATGCGCCGATGATAAGCAAACCAGACGAGGTATCGGATATAATAAACAAGAACTTGATTTGACTTGAAATGCTGGGATCTGGCTTTATCTTTGCTTCCGCTCTTGCTTTCTTTTCTTTGCATTTACCCTGGATCTTTTTGTGACCTTATTGGTCTTGTAAACTGGATAAAATATCCGGAGCCCTGACACCTTTGCAAACTTTGTCAGGATGTGCTTCTTTGGAGTATACTCATCAAGCAGATGATATACTACCTTGTGCCTTATGAACAATGCATCTGCTATAAGGTACCTGTGGCATTCGGTAGGCAGCTTCTCATTGCATATTATCAGCAGGTTGTGGTCCTTCAGCTTCACTATCAACTTGTTCAGGCCATTGACAAAATCTGGTGTCTGCATGTAATCCGCATACGTCTTGAACATATGGTTCTTCCACCCCGAATTCATCATAAGGCTTTTTGCATTCTTGTACTTTGAGGACAGGTCTACTGAGTGGGTATACTTTACTTTTGAATTTTCAAGTATGCCTGCAAGGTTGTCCTTTTCCAGTTCTGAGTTGTCGGAGGTTTCCGGATTGAACCTAACATCAACCACTTCCTTGATATTGTACCTCTTTATTATGCTTAGCAGCTTGTCGGCTTTTGATCCCAATATGCCAAATGTATATATTGAATGCTTGCTTTTTGCCGCATTTTTGTCCGAATCAGTTTTCTCCATGATAATCATTCATTTTATTTATTGGTCGATGCTTTACCTTGTCAGCCAGCTCCTCTGCTTCCACAAAGTGAATAATCCGTAGAATGATGCAAAGAACATCATTAACAATGCTACCCCTCCCAAAACAAGCGTCTTCTTCTTTCTCTTGTTCTTGCTAAGCCTAAGGTATACCGCAACCGCAAGGATAAATACGGCAAAGGCATCCAATATCGATGTCAACGTATATATGAACCTGCCAAATCCCATCCTGGCAAAGTTCGCGGTTATGAAGCTGTAAAACATTCCCGTATCCCTGAAGACAAATCCCAGCCCGTGTACAAGGTAGAAATCCAACCTCATCAAGCCTAATACGAGCACGAATATCGGAAGTATGTAAAGGTACATCATCTCAAAGGTGTAGAAGAGCCCTCTTTTGGAGTATGCCCTTTCTGAGAACTCTTTGAAGAAATACAGGTACCCTGCCCTGGCCCACCGTATCATCTGCTTCCAAAACTGCTTGAAGTTCTTCTGCGATTCGGTCTTGACATAAACGTCATAATCTATAATCTGCTTATATCCAAGCTTTGCCACATGGCTTGTTATATGCCTATCCTCGGCAAGGTTGCTCTTTATCCCGAATATGACATTCTCTCGGTACTCCTCTGAATTAAGGAAGTCCTTTATAAGATCTGTCCTGTACATTGCGCATCTTCCATCAAGGACCATCACTGATCCGGAATATGCCATAGCCCTGAACATGACCTCCTTCATTTTCTCAAAGAACTCTGCGGAATAAGATATCCAATTGTTCTTCAGCCTTATTGATACACCTACTCCAACACCTCCTATGCTAGGTCCAAATTTGGAGATAAGGCTTTTTACGGTATTCCTTGGTATTACTGTATCGCTATCGACAAAAAGCACGTATTTTGTGTTTACGTAATTTATTGCGGTTGAAAGCCCTTTCCTCTTTCCTTCCCTAACCTGCTTGTATATAAAAGTGCCTCCATAAGATTCTGTGATTGATTTGTACGGCTCATAGCTTGAATCTCCTATTACAATCATATTTGATTTCTGGTTCGCGATTGATTTTATGCATCGCTCAAATGTCTTTGGATTCTCGTTGTAGACGGGAACGACTATTGTGACGTCCTTGTACGTGTCCGTAGTGTTAATTGACTTTGACCTGTAGTTATATTTTACCGAACGC is a genomic window containing:
- a CDS encoding DUF488 family protein, which translates into the protein MEKTDSDKNAAKSKHSIYTFGILGSKADKLLSIIKRYNIKEVVDVRFNPETSDNSELEKDNLAGILENSKVKYTHSVDLSSKYKNAKSLMMNSGWKNHMFKTYADYMQTPDFVNGLNKLIVKLKDHNLLIICNEKLPTECHRYLIADALFIRHKVVYHLLDEYTPKKHILTKFAKVSGLRIFYPVYKTNKVTKRSRVNAKKRKQERKQR
- a CDS encoding glycosyltransferase is translated as MLFHIYPIILLLYTVFGIISICYYTINARRSVKYNYRSKSINTTDTYKDVTIVVPVYNENPKTFERCIKSIANQKSNMIVIGDSSYEPYKSITESYGGTFIYKQVREGKRKGLSTAINYVNTKYVLFVDSDTVIPRNTVKSLISKFGPSIGGVGVGVSIRLKNNWISYSAEFFEKMKEVMFRAMAYSGSVMVLDGRCAMYRTDLIKDFLNSEEYRENVIFGIKSNLAEDRHITSHVAKLGYKQIIDYDVYVKTESQKNFKQFWKQMIRWARAGYLYFFKEFSERAYSKRGLFYTFEMMYLYILPIFVLVLGLMRLDFYLVHGLGFVFRDTGMFYSFITANFARMGFGRFIYTLTSILDAFAVFILAVAVYLRLSKNKRKKKTLVLGGVALLMMFFASFYGLFTLWKQRSWLTR
- a CDS encoding alpha/beta fold hydrolase; this translates as MKETIDRMEADTSFGKIFYLHRNGDLPLLFIHGLGAISNNWLPLFDKLDDRFELIALDLLGHGRSAKPNIEYTLDVQCKAIDELLGGIGINDPFAIIGNSYGGEIAASYSINHMAPKYLVLVDSSLAGINSMDSSDIDAFLKKLDAIEPGNDLGIMRNIIMNSEESGVHLDDLKNIDSKTLIIWGSDDPEIDVKYAGMIKNSIEGSSLYLIDKGGHAPMISKPDEVSDIINKNLI